From one Streptomyces mobaraensis genomic stretch:
- a CDS encoding GNAT family N-acetyltransferase → MAELDETHHGRLLAFLSAHSPARSTGPGSSDVSLWVGIHEADGRLVACGAISALPGSGAPLMVSVATDAALRGQGLGAAVTSWLTRYAVRRYGLCTLWQLAGNTPAGRLCTRLGYRDEDPCVAARIDAC, encoded by the coding sequence GTGGCCGAGCTCGATGAGACGCACCACGGCCGGCTGCTCGCTTTCCTCAGCGCACACAGCCCGGCCCGCTCCACCGGACCCGGTTCCTCGGACGTCAGCCTCTGGGTGGGAATCCATGAGGCAGACGGGCGGCTGGTGGCGTGCGGCGCCATCAGCGCTCTGCCGGGCAGCGGCGCGCCGTTGATGGTGTCCGTCGCGACGGATGCGGCCCTGCGCGGCCAGGGGCTCGGCGCGGCAGTCACCTCCTGGCTGACCCGGTACGCCGTTCGCCGGTACGGCTTGTGCACCTTGTGGCAGCTGGCCGGTAACACCCCCGCGGGCCGGCTCTGCACCCGTCTTGGCTACCGCGACGAGGACCCCTGCGTAGCCGCGCGCATCGACGCCTGCTGA
- a CDS encoding IS110 family RNA-guided transposase: MREYGADVKAGTARAPVREDGLHDSDGVGVFLGLDVGKTAHHGHGLTPAGKKVFDKPLPNSEPKLRAVFDKLAAKFGTVLVVVDQPASIGALPLTVARDAGCKVAYLPGLAMRRIADLYPGEAKTDAKDAAVIADAARTMPHTLRSLELTDEITAELTVLAGFDQDLASEATRTSNRIRGLLTQFHPSLERVLGPRLDHQAVTWLLERHGSPAALRKAGRRRLVELVRPKAPRMAQRLIDEVFDALDEQTVVVPGTGTLDIVIPSLARSLAAVHEQRRALEAQIQTLLEAHPLAKVLTSMPGVAVRTAAVLLVTVGDGTSFPTAAHLASYAGLAPATKSSGTSIHGEHAPRGGNRQLKRAMFLSAFAALHDPASRTYYDKCRARGKTHTQALLRLARHRISVLFAMLRDGTFYEPRAPRLT, translated from the coding sequence ATGCGCGAGTACGGCGCCGACGTCAAGGCCGGCACGGCACGAGCCCCCGTTCGGGAGGATGGGTTGCACGACAGCGACGGCGTGGGTGTCTTCCTCGGCCTGGACGTCGGAAAGACCGCTCACCACGGCCACGGGCTGACCCCGGCCGGCAAGAAGGTCTTCGACAAGCCCCTGCCCAACAGCGAGCCGAAACTGCGAGCCGTGTTCGACAAGCTGGCCGCGAAGTTCGGGACCGTGCTCGTCGTGGTGGACCAGCCCGCCTCGATCGGCGCCCTGCCCCTGACGGTCGCCCGCGACGCGGGCTGCAAGGTCGCCTACCTGCCCGGACTGGCGATGCGGCGGATCGCCGACCTCTACCCGGGCGAGGCCAAGACCGACGCGAAGGACGCCGCCGTCATCGCGGACGCCGCCCGCACCATGCCGCACACCCTGCGGTCGCTGGAGCTGACCGACGAGATCACCGCCGAGCTGACCGTGCTGGCCGGCTTCGACCAGGACCTTGCCTCCGAGGCCACCCGCACCTCCAACCGCATCCGCGGCCTGCTCACCCAGTTCCACCCCTCGCTGGAGCGCGTGCTCGGCCCCCGGCTCGACCACCAGGCCGTCACCTGGCTGCTCGAACGCCACGGCTCCCCGGCCGCCCTGCGCAAAGCCGGACGCCGCAGGCTCGTCGAGCTGGTGCGGCCGAAGGCCCCGCGCATGGCCCAGCGGCTGATCGACGAGGTCTTCGACGCGCTCGACGAGCAGACCGTCGTGGTCCCGGGCACGGGCACGCTCGACATCGTGATCCCGTCTCTGGCCCGTTCCCTGGCCGCCGTCCACGAGCAACGACGTGCTCTGGAAGCACAGATCCAGACCCTGCTGGAGGCCCACCCTCTTGCCAAGGTCCTGACCTCGATGCCCGGGGTCGCGGTCAGGACCGCCGCCGTCCTGCTGGTCACCGTCGGCGACGGAACCAGCTTCCCCACCGCCGCTCACCTCGCCTCCTACGCCGGCCTCGCCCCGGCCACCAAGTCGTCCGGCACCTCGATCCACGGCGAACACGCACCCCGGGGCGGAAACCGCCAGCTCAAACGCGCGATGTTCCTCTCCGCGTTCGCTGCCCTGCACGACCCAGCCTCCCGCACCTACTACGACAAATGCCGAGCCCGCGGAAAGACCCACACCCAGGCTCTCCTCCGCCTCGCCCGCCACCGCATCAGCGTGCTGTTCGCGATGCTCCGCGACGGCACCTTCTACGAACCCCGAGCCCCACGCCTCACTTGA
- a CDS encoding AAA family ATPase — protein sequence MTSPPFAFAHNLAGTADTRLIVLRGNSASGKTTVAAELRERYGRGIALVGQDNLRRVVLRERDTPDGANIGLINLTARYALDQGFHVVLEGILYTAHYGPMIEALCRDHRGHNHLYYLNVPFEETLRRHATKPQANEYGETEMRDWYRPLDLLPGGVETVIPADSSLAETTDRVMRESGLEVLKRRDTPGDKATS from the coding sequence GTGACAAGCCCGCCCTTTGCGTTCGCCCACAACCTCGCCGGCACCGCCGACACTCGGCTGATCGTCTTGCGCGGCAACTCCGCCTCCGGCAAGACGACGGTGGCCGCCGAACTGCGCGAGCGGTACGGCCGGGGCATAGCCCTGGTCGGCCAGGACAACCTCCGCCGTGTGGTGCTCCGCGAACGCGACACCCCCGACGGTGCCAACATCGGACTGATCAACCTCACTGCCCGCTACGCCCTGGACCAAGGGTTCCACGTCGTCCTCGAAGGCATCCTCTACACCGCACACTACGGGCCGATGATCGAAGCGCTCTGCCGCGACCACCGAGGCCACAACCACCTGTACTACCTCAATGTGCCCTTCGAGGAGACACTGCGCCGGCACGCCACCAAGCCGCAGGCCAACGAGTACGGTGAGACCGAGATGCGGGACTGGTACCGGCCTCTGGATCTGCTTCCCGGCGGCGTCGAGACGGTGATTCCCGCCGACAGCTCCCTCGCCGAAACCACGGATCGCGTGATGCGCGAATCCGGACTGGAGGTCCTGAAGAGAAGAGACACTCCCGGCGACAAGGCGACAAGCTGA
- a CDS encoding NUDIX domain-containing protein, with product MTTHPSWSQTSRTTILDRGGLRVHEDAVIQPDGARGTFRVVEVPDGAATIAEDDQGRIALVRQPTYVHGTVLTIPAGAIEHGEAPEAAARRELAEEAGVTATTWRPFAELALMTNNVARLHLYTATGLTLGAQTLSATETGLTVEWWPLDEAVDAATDGRIVYGATIAAILMYARRRTRATRPAHDG from the coding sequence TTGACGACGCACCCCTCCTGGTCACAGACGTCCCGAACCACCATCCTCGATCGTGGGGGACTACGCGTCCACGAGGACGCCGTCATCCAGCCCGACGGCGCCCGCGGCACCTTCCGCGTCGTCGAGGTGCCCGACGGGGCCGCCACCATCGCCGAAGACGACCAAGGCCGTATCGCGCTCGTCCGCCAGCCCACTTACGTCCACGGCACCGTGCTGACCATCCCCGCCGGCGCCATCGAGCACGGTGAAGCCCCCGAGGCCGCCGCCCGCCGCGAGCTCGCCGAGGAGGCCGGCGTCACCGCCACTACCTGGCGGCCCTTCGCCGAGCTCGCACTGATGACGAACAACGTGGCCCGCCTCCACCTCTACACGGCCACCGGCCTCACCCTCGGCGCCCAAACGCTCTCAGCGACGGAGACGGGACTGACCGTGGAGTGGTGGCCCCTCGACGAAGCGGTCGACGCCGCGACGGACGGGCGCATCGTCTACGGAGCCACCATCGCCGCCATCCTGATGTACGCCCGCCGCAGGACCCGCGCCACCCGACCGGCACACGACGGATAG
- a CDS encoding NUDIX hydrolase: MTYTLPLWPVSVKAVALGSRQRVLLLRNERDEWELPGGRLEPGDHSPEATVERELWEEARWQVAAGPLIDGGVWIYEPLPGRRVVIITYGCTVLTPYEKPVLSHEHRDVGLFTADEVPGLNMPDGYKRSIATWYGQRSR, from the coding sequence ATGACCTACACGCTCCCGCTCTGGCCCGTCTCCGTCAAAGCCGTCGCCCTCGGCAGTCGGCAGCGCGTGCTGCTGCTCCGCAACGAACGGGACGAGTGGGAGCTGCCCGGGGGCCGCCTGGAGCCGGGCGATCACAGCCCGGAGGCGACCGTCGAGCGCGAGCTGTGGGAGGAGGCCCGCTGGCAGGTGGCTGCCGGCCCGCTCATCGACGGCGGCGTGTGGATCTACGAACCGTTGCCCGGCCGCCGTGTCGTGATCATCACCTACGGCTGTACCGTGCTCACCCCGTACGAGAAGCCGGTCCTCAGCCATGAGCACAGGGATGTCGGCCTGTTCACGGCCGACGAGGTGCCGGGGCTGAACATGCCCGACGGCTACAAGAGGTCCATCGCCACCTGGTACGGGCAGCGATCCCGCTGA
- a CDS encoding DUF4265 domain-containing protein, which yields MTENDVDRDVERVRVVFELPQGSDGWPPARTERLWAVRVSEDRARLDNIPFFVRGFALGDVVRFAADADGVLQVKEAVEYSDNCTVRVIPAEGGHLAEKRQAVLDAFAPLGVDGEGLGQFGLVALNVPASADIPRVKRLLVGGEELGRWHYEEGCVTPTWQVVE from the coding sequence GTGACCGAGAACGATGTGGATCGAGATGTCGAGCGGGTCCGGGTGGTCTTCGAGCTGCCGCAGGGCTCGGATGGGTGGCCGCCAGCGCGCACGGAACGGCTGTGGGCGGTCCGCGTCAGCGAGGACAGGGCCCGGCTGGACAACATCCCGTTCTTCGTCCGAGGCTTCGCGTTGGGTGATGTCGTGCGCTTCGCGGCGGACGCCGACGGTGTGCTGCAGGTGAAGGAGGCCGTGGAGTACTCCGACAACTGCACGGTCCGGGTGATCCCCGCCGAAGGAGGTCATCTGGCGGAGAAGCGCCAGGCGGTTCTTGACGCGTTCGCTCCGCTGGGTGTGGACGGTGAAGGGCTCGGCCAGTTCGGGCTGGTCGCCTTGAACGTACCTGCCAGCGCCGACATCCCGCGGGTCAAGAGGCTTCTCGTAGGAGGAGAAGAGCTTGGCCGGTGGCACTACGAAGAGGGCTGTGTGACGCCGACCTGGCAGGTGGTCGAGTAG
- a CDS encoding MBL fold metallo-hydrolase, translated as MRLVSSGRHHATFEFGDLQVVSLRDGYIDMPPTRLRDEDGCVLGELPATVPLADGNLRLSVNAFFVTDGTRSVLIDTGASDVWHDPTMGLIYDALDEAGIDRARVTDVAITHRHEDHVSGLITPDGSEAFAKLERVWIGAGDTSVFTGRLEPIRDRVVPVSEKTAINDWTTALPAPGHTPGHTVYEIRSGAGRLLVWGDTVHVPTLQFDRPNVTWEFDGDQSQARTARAELLQQLSQPQHFVAGAHLDSPGIARVTPSGDGYALEYLAPPIG; from the coding sequence ATGCGTTTGGTCTCGAGTGGCCGGCACCATGCCACGTTCGAATTCGGTGATCTCCAGGTGGTCTCGTTGCGAGACGGGTACATCGACATGCCGCCGACACGGCTCCGCGACGAGGACGGGTGCGTGCTCGGTGAGCTGCCGGCCACCGTTCCGCTGGCCGACGGCAACTTGCGGCTGTCGGTCAACGCCTTCTTCGTCACCGACGGCACGCGGTCGGTTCTCATCGACACCGGCGCGTCCGATGTCTGGCACGACCCCACCATGGGATTGATCTACGACGCGCTCGACGAAGCGGGAATCGACCGCGCGCGTGTCACCGACGTGGCCATCACCCACCGACACGAGGACCACGTGAGCGGCCTGATCACGCCGGACGGTTCGGAGGCGTTCGCCAAGCTTGAGCGCGTGTGGATCGGCGCGGGCGACACCTCGGTGTTCACGGGACGGCTCGAGCCGATCCGCGACCGGGTCGTACCCGTGTCGGAGAAGACCGCGATCAACGACTGGACCACCGCGCTCCCGGCACCGGGCCATACGCCCGGTCACACCGTCTACGAGATCAGGAGCGGCGCCGGCCGTCTTCTCGTCTGGGGCGACACCGTTCACGTACCGACGCTCCAGTTCGATCGGCCGAACGTGACCTGGGAGTTCGACGGCGACCAGTCCCAGGCCCGCACCGCGCGAGCGGAGCTCCTCCAACAGCTGTCCCAGCCGCAGCACTTCGTGGCCGGCGCCCACCTCGACTCGCCCGGCATCGCCCGCGTAACCCCCTCCGGCGACGGTTACGCGCTGGAATACCTCGCACCGCCGATCGGCTGA
- a CDS encoding helix-turn-helix domain-containing protein has translation MVERDGDTAEPQHGDDLAGAFGGNVRRRREEAGLTLEQLSTRSSVSRAMLSKVERGEKSPTIGVASRIAHALDASLSDLIGAPAAAASGVAVAMRENERPVFRDPETGFERHIVSAAPGAGRAEMVLHHLPAQISTGLLPAYPPGTEKQLLVLRGTLTVAIGGINETLHAGDSLFLQADADHGFANRTSAPCEYIMVISRPT, from the coding sequence GTGGTCGAGCGAGACGGCGACACGGCCGAACCACAGCACGGTGACGACCTGGCCGGCGCGTTCGGCGGCAACGTGCGGCGACGCCGCGAGGAGGCGGGCCTGACGCTGGAGCAGTTGTCCACGCGGTCCTCGGTCAGCCGGGCGATGCTCTCCAAGGTCGAACGCGGTGAGAAGAGCCCGACGATCGGCGTCGCGTCCAGGATCGCCCACGCGCTCGACGCGTCGCTCTCGGACCTGATCGGCGCGCCGGCCGCCGCCGCGTCCGGTGTGGCCGTCGCCATGCGCGAGAACGAACGCCCCGTTTTCCGCGACCCGGAAACCGGCTTCGAACGGCACATCGTGTCAGCGGCCCCGGGCGCGGGACGAGCCGAGATGGTTCTCCACCACCTCCCCGCGCAGATCTCCACCGGGCTGCTGCCCGCCTATCCCCCGGGTACGGAGAAACAACTCCTGGTGCTCCGAGGCACCCTCACCGTCGCGATCGGCGGGATCAACGAAACCCTCCACGCCGGCGACTCCCTGTTTCTCCAAGCCGACGCGGACCATGGCTTCGCCAACCGGACGAGCGCGCCCTGCGAATACATCATGGTCATCTCCCGCCCGACCTGA
- a CDS encoding acyl-CoA dehydrogenase family protein produces MSISLSLNSELRPATTSGEQAVAAVAKLHDFLAEQARITDQEGRFARDSVEALAEAGVFAATVPVELGGLGVERLHDLTMITARIARADASVAVAYYMHIALAWYFARVVRFGADTEPGYLPRREWLEAIGERRMLLCSAVAERGADYWNLATTATASYNGWAVNGRKILASLSPAATHFYCRLKAERGDGAHLASAMIPADTPGVHVEDDWDGLGLRGSGSGSVVFSDCVVPEEALLVRGPWGKRDAGMLEGRAVSGMGLNGVYLGLAEAARDQALESLSRPASSRPRTTTSSSVRTAVAEMEIALTAARGTLATALQDFDSYLLLNKPQVVTDDMSRAMMKECQAVSLVVERAAVAVIDHAMRLTGGASYHARHPLARAYRDVRAAAFMPPYSPPEEAADFLAETSLTALGD; encoded by the coding sequence ATGTCGATTTCCCTGTCGCTGAACTCCGAGTTGCGGCCGGCCACCACCAGTGGCGAGCAGGCGGTCGCGGCGGTGGCGAAACTCCACGACTTCCTCGCCGAACAGGCCCGGATCACCGACCAGGAGGGACGCTTCGCGCGCGACAGCGTCGAGGCGCTCGCCGAGGCCGGCGTCTTCGCGGCGACCGTCCCGGTGGAACTGGGCGGCCTCGGCGTCGAGCGGCTGCACGACCTGACGATGATCACCGCCCGGATCGCCCGCGCCGACGCCTCGGTGGCCGTCGCCTACTACATGCACATCGCGCTCGCCTGGTACTTCGCCCGCGTGGTGCGCTTCGGCGCCGACACCGAACCCGGCTACCTGCCCCGCCGCGAATGGCTGGAAGCCATCGGCGAGCGCCGGATGCTGCTGTGCTCCGCCGTCGCCGAACGCGGCGCCGACTACTGGAACCTCGCCACCACCGCGACCGCCTCCTACAACGGCTGGGCCGTCAACGGCCGCAAGATCCTCGCCTCACTGTCACCGGCGGCCACCCACTTCTACTGCCGCCTCAAGGCCGAACGCGGCGACGGAGCCCACCTCGCCAGCGCCATGATCCCCGCCGACACCCCCGGTGTCCACGTCGAGGACGACTGGGACGGCCTGGGCCTGCGGGGCTCCGGCAGCGGCAGCGTCGTCTTCAGCGACTGCGTCGTCCCGGAGGAGGCACTGCTGGTCCGCGGCCCCTGGGGCAAGCGCGACGCCGGCATGCTGGAAGGCCGCGCGGTCAGCGGCATGGGCCTCAACGGCGTCTACCTCGGCCTGGCCGAAGCCGCCCGCGACCAGGCCCTGGAAAGCCTGTCCAGGCCGGCGTCGAGCCGCCCCCGCACCACCACCTCCTCCAGCGTCCGCACCGCCGTCGCCGAGATGGAGATCGCCCTCACCGCCGCCCGCGGCACCCTGGCCACCGCCCTCCAGGACTTCGACTCGTACCTGCTGCTCAACAAGCCGCAGGTGGTCACCGACGACATGAGCCGCGCCATGATGAAGGAGTGCCAGGCCGTCAGCCTGGTCGTCGAACGCGCCGCCGTCGCCGTCATCGACCACGCCATGCGCCTCACCGGCGGCGCCAGCTACCACGCCCGCCACCCCCTCGCCCGCGCCTACCGCGACGTCCGGGCCGCCGCCTTCATGCCCCCCTACTCCCCGCCGGAGGAAGCGGCCGACTTCCTGGCGGAGACCTCCCTGACCGCCCTGGGCGACTGA
- a CDS encoding aminotransferase family protein yields MSTANAPTANAPNGSAPSLSAPAVDVDASAEVNESVDVDEATARERDHRFVWHPWSPVRKDPGDGPILLSGTGYRVRDASGREYLDAMASAMNSSCGYAHPDLIAAAARQLARLPHFDLSVGTHLPVGGVAERLAGLLPGELGRTLFVNSGSEATEAAVRVAHGYWRNLGRPRNRIVTLAAGYHGTTLVAQHLSGLPTNATHAEAPFPVTRVEFPVEPRRLRAPESLAPLVAAFERAVLDGEPPAAVFVEAFVNVGGGVVLPAGFLRALRELCDRTGALLVLDEVFCGFGRTGRMFGFDHEGITPDLVTMSKGLSGGYVPFAALSTTEAVYRTFADDPLIGGLRYGHTTGGHAVACAVALAVLDVIEREDLVTASAARGRRLLDGLLPLDEHPEVADVRGLGLVATVECHREEFAAGTVARARERGVLLRRQGRAVMAIPPLVIDEAGVNELADAVGQAVAGG; encoded by the coding sequence ATGTCGACCGCGAACGCACCGACCGCCAACGCACCGAACGGCAGCGCACCGAGCCTCAGCGCACCGGCCGTGGACGTGGACGCAAGCGCGGAGGTGAACGAAAGCGTGGATGTGGACGAGGCGACGGCGCGCGAGCGCGACCACCGCTTCGTGTGGCACCCGTGGTCACCCGTGAGGAAGGACCCCGGCGACGGCCCGATCCTGCTCTCCGGCACCGGCTACCGCGTGCGCGACGCCTCCGGGCGGGAGTACCTGGACGCGATGGCGTCGGCCATGAACTCCAGCTGCGGATACGCCCATCCGGACCTGATCGCCGCCGCCGCACGGCAGCTCGCCCGGCTGCCGCACTTCGACCTGAGCGTCGGCACCCACCTCCCGGTCGGCGGGGTGGCCGAACGGCTCGCCGGGCTGCTGCCAGGGGAGCTGGGCCGGACGCTGTTCGTCAACAGCGGCTCCGAGGCGACCGAGGCGGCGGTGCGCGTCGCCCACGGCTACTGGCGCAACCTCGGCCGGCCCCGGAACCGGATTGTCACCCTCGCGGCCGGCTACCACGGCACCACGCTGGTCGCCCAGCACCTCTCCGGCCTCCCCACCAACGCCACCCACGCCGAGGCACCCTTCCCGGTGACCCGGGTGGAGTTCCCGGTCGAACCCCGCCGGCTGCGCGCCCCCGAGTCGCTGGCGCCGCTGGTGGCCGCCTTCGAACGGGCCGTGCTCGACGGGGAGCCGCCGGCGGCCGTCTTCGTCGAGGCGTTCGTCAACGTCGGCGGCGGTGTGGTGCTGCCCGCCGGCTTCCTGCGGGCGCTGCGCGAGCTGTGCGACCGCACCGGCGCCCTGCTCGTCCTCGACGAGGTGTTCTGCGGCTTCGGCCGCACGGGCCGGATGTTCGGCTTCGACCACGAGGGGATCACACCCGACCTGGTCACCATGAGCAAGGGCCTGAGCGGCGGTTACGTCCCGTTCGCGGCCCTGAGCACCACGGAGGCCGTCTACCGCACCTTCGCCGACGACCCGCTCATCGGCGGCCTGCGCTACGGGCACACCACCGGCGGACACGCGGTGGCCTGCGCGGTCGCGCTGGCCGTCCTCGACGTCATCGAGCGGGAGGACCTCGTGACCGCGTCCGCCGCGCGCGGGCGGCGACTGCTCGACGGTCTGCTCCCGCTGGACGAGCACCCCGAGGTCGCCGACGTCCGCGGACTGGGGCTGGTCGCCACGGTCGAGTGCCACCGCGAGGAGTTCGCCGCCGGCACCGTCGCACGGGCCCGCGAACGCGGCGTACTGCTGCGCCGGCAGGGGCGCGCCGTAATGGCCATCCCGCCGCTGGTCATCGACGAGGCCGGGGTGAACGAACTGGCCGACGCGGTGGGGCAGGCCGTTGCGGGCGGTTGA
- a CDS encoding P-loop NTPase family protein, which translates to MPLHVIDPARPLPHPPDRVLVAGGSGAGKTTVAGKLAALFGLPRIELDALYYGPGWTVRPGFAEDVERATRQPRWVTEWHYPEVNGVLADRADLLVWLDYPTGLTMTSLLLRTLQRSLHREVLWSGNQEAPLRTVFTDPENILRYGWATRHGTRDELRALAAAGRGDGPCVLRFTRPAELARWLIRQGHERSVARA; encoded by the coding sequence GTGCCCCTGCACGTCATCGACCCGGCGCGCCCCCTGCCCCACCCGCCGGACCGCGTCCTCGTCGCGGGCGGCAGCGGGGCGGGCAAGACCACCGTGGCCGGCAAGCTCGCGGCCCTGTTCGGCCTGCCCCGCATCGAGCTGGACGCGCTCTACTACGGGCCCGGCTGGACCGTACGGCCCGGGTTCGCCGAGGACGTCGAGCGGGCGACGCGGCAGCCCCGTTGGGTCACCGAATGGCACTATCCCGAGGTGAACGGGGTGCTGGCGGACCGCGCCGATCTGCTCGTCTGGCTCGACTACCCCACGGGTCTCACCATGACGAGCCTGCTGCTGCGGACGCTGCAGCGCTCCCTGCACCGCGAGGTGCTGTGGAGCGGCAACCAGGAGGCGCCGCTGCGCACGGTGTTCACCGACCCCGAGAACATTCTGCGCTACGGCTGGGCCACCCGGCACGGCACGCGCGACGAGCTGCGGGCGCTGGCCGCCGCCGGCCGCGGGGACGGGCCATGCGTGCTGCGGTTCACCCGCCCCGCGGAGTTGGCGCGCTGGCTGATCCGGCAGGGCCACGAGAGGAGCGTCGCACGTGCGTGA